Proteins from a single region of Gemmatirosa kalamazoonensis:
- a CDS encoding CBS domain-containing protein, with translation MLRLRDIMTTDVLTVSPSTSLQEAADVLVSRHVGGAPVVVGDRVVGVVSATDILAFLASPPIEATEREEERESDADADPSTWQPDDPLDDDPSARFFAEQWSAADADVIESHDESARADRDPFAAYTVDDVMTRSVQALPPTADVWTAVARMREADVHRLLVMEGDTLVGIVTTTNIARALGDGRLVRRTFVFGRARRA, from the coding sequence ATGCTACGGCTGCGCGACATCATGACGACGGACGTCCTCACCGTGAGCCCGAGCACGTCGCTGCAGGAGGCGGCCGACGTCCTCGTGTCCCGGCACGTCGGCGGTGCGCCGGTGGTGGTCGGGGACCGGGTGGTGGGTGTGGTCTCGGCGACGGACATCCTCGCGTTTCTCGCGTCGCCGCCGATCGAGGCGACCGAGCGTGAGGAGGAGCGCGAGTCGGACGCCGACGCCGATCCCTCGACGTGGCAGCCCGACGATCCGCTCGACGACGACCCCTCCGCCCGGTTCTTCGCGGAGCAATGGTCCGCGGCGGACGCGGACGTGATCGAGTCGCACGACGAGTCGGCGCGCGCCGACCGCGACCCGTTCGCCGCGTACACCGTCGACGACGTGATGACGCGATCGGTGCAGGCGCTTCCACCGACGGCCGACGTATGGACGGCGGTCGCACGGATGCGCGAGGCCGACGTGCATCGGCTCCTGGTGATGGAGGGGGACACGCTGGTGGGCATCGTCACGACCACGAACATCGCGCGGGCCCTGGGCGACGGGCGACTGGTGCGTCGGACCTTCGTCTTCGGCCGGGCACGGCGTGCCTAA
- a CDS encoding M1 family aminopeptidase, whose protein sequence is MTLREVFRFEVEYRLRQPSTWVYALVLFGLPFLTMHAINGSRQYLNAPVMVMNASAILGTLGMLVTAGIFGDAAARDVQSRMHALFFTSPLREAHYLAGRFLGGLAVNAVLLLGVPLGLLLASVMPYMAAGKFGPVQPAAYVQAYLLLLLPNLVLIGAFMFAVAALTRQSLTTYLGGIALFVLGTIAGKITGPSNATLSALVDPLGTRAVALTTQYWTPVERDARLVGWPHLLLWNRALWLAVAAGVLALLVARFRFGHQGDATRRRWWRRRALVDTAPARVGPIGGHAPDAARSFSTAGRVRQTLAVAARAWREIAATRAFLVVLAGALLFVFTFGWDVGSEVYGTSTWPVTHLIAGTVLSAALAPVMALLIAIFAGELVWRERDVGMGDIAAVAPVPNGVALLGRFLALVGMLVALQAVLMGAGVLLQALRGYHRYELGVYLELLFGIKLVDYVLLAALAMAVHVIVNQKYVGHLIVVLYFASTLAAGLIGLRHHLLIYGSDPGWVWSDLNGLAPFVAGLVWFKLYWAAWALLLAVAASLFWVRGREIGWRARLALARQRLGGPAVRAAALALALIVSLGGFVFYNTNVLNDYGDPDEIAAHRAEYERRYKRFEDAPEPSLVAARMRVELYPAQRAAELRGTFQLVNRTTRPIDSLHVLPSPDVETRALRFDRATRLVVDDSARRYRIYALARPLAPGDSLAMSFEVASHPRGFRNAGAPTAVTPNGAYVDRTWLPALGYLRGRELADERERREHGLPPRTPPPTAGDVETRATGPGARGVELVDAETIVGTDARQIAVTSGTLVREWRERGRRYFQYRTEAPTRYGGAVLSAEYAVREARWNGIPLRVYYHPTHDVNVDRMIRSMQASLAYYSEHFGPYQFRELSIVEFPRYASFARAHPHMIAFSEGSAFLTRVDSGDVDRPFFVVAHETAHQWWGGQVIPAGAAGASFVSETLAQYSSMMVLETAYGADMARRFYDYNMAQYLTGRSVYTNREAPLLDVVNQSYVYYFKGAVAMYTLRERLGADAMNGALRRFREKFAGPDAPPPTSRALYAELQAVTPDSLRPLLSDLFEHITLWSVRTDSARAEPTGGGAYRVTLFVDASKARADSIGNQTPVAMNDLVEIGAFGASAGGGSLGETLYLAQHRIHTGKQTIVLTVPRRPARAGIDPFRKLIERERDDNVADVPGQAGAR, encoded by the coding sequence GTGACGCTCCGCGAAGTATTCCGCTTCGAGGTCGAGTACCGTCTGCGGCAGCCGTCGACCTGGGTGTACGCGCTCGTGCTGTTCGGGCTCCCGTTCCTGACGATGCACGCGATCAACGGGAGCAGGCAGTACCTGAACGCGCCGGTGATGGTGATGAACGCCTCGGCGATCCTCGGCACGCTCGGGATGCTGGTGACGGCGGGGATCTTCGGCGACGCCGCCGCGCGCGACGTGCAGTCGCGGATGCACGCCCTGTTCTTCACGTCGCCGCTCCGCGAGGCGCACTACCTCGCCGGCCGATTCCTCGGCGGGCTCGCCGTGAACGCCGTGCTGCTGCTCGGCGTGCCGCTCGGGCTCCTGCTCGCGTCGGTGATGCCGTACATGGCGGCGGGAAAGTTCGGGCCCGTGCAGCCGGCCGCATACGTGCAGGCGTATCTGCTCCTGCTGCTCCCGAACCTCGTCCTGATCGGCGCGTTCATGTTCGCCGTCGCGGCGCTCACGCGGCAGTCGCTCACCACCTACCTGGGCGGCATCGCGCTGTTCGTCCTCGGCACCATCGCCGGCAAGATCACCGGCCCGTCCAACGCGACGCTCTCGGCGCTCGTCGATCCGTTAGGCACGCGAGCGGTGGCGCTGACGACGCAGTACTGGACGCCGGTCGAGCGCGACGCGCGGCTCGTCGGGTGGCCGCACCTGCTGCTCTGGAACCGCGCCCTGTGGCTCGCGGTGGCGGCGGGCGTGCTCGCGCTGCTCGTCGCGCGCTTTCGCTTCGGGCACCAGGGCGACGCGACGCGGCGTCGCTGGTGGCGGCGGCGCGCGCTGGTCGACACGGCGCCGGCGCGCGTCGGCCCCATCGGGGGGCACGCGCCCGACGCCGCTCGCTCGTTCTCGACCGCCGGGCGGGTGCGGCAGACGCTCGCCGTCGCGGCGCGTGCGTGGCGCGAGATCGCGGCCACGCGCGCGTTCCTCGTCGTCCTCGCCGGCGCGCTGCTCTTCGTGTTCACGTTCGGCTGGGACGTCGGGTCGGAGGTCTACGGCACGTCCACGTGGCCCGTCACGCACCTCATCGCCGGCACGGTGCTGAGCGCGGCGCTCGCGCCGGTGATGGCGCTGCTGATCGCGATCTTCGCCGGAGAGCTCGTGTGGCGCGAGCGCGACGTCGGCATGGGCGACATCGCGGCCGTCGCACCGGTGCCGAACGGCGTGGCGCTGCTCGGCCGCTTTCTCGCGCTCGTCGGGATGCTCGTCGCGCTGCAGGCGGTGCTCATGGGCGCCGGCGTCCTGCTGCAGGCACTGCGCGGATATCACCGCTACGAGCTCGGGGTGTACCTCGAGCTCCTCTTCGGCATCAAGCTCGTCGACTACGTGCTGCTCGCCGCTCTCGCGATGGCGGTGCACGTCATCGTGAACCAGAAGTACGTCGGCCATCTCATCGTCGTCCTCTACTTCGCGTCGACGCTCGCCGCGGGGCTCATCGGCCTCCGCCATCACCTGCTCATCTACGGCTCGGACCCGGGATGGGTGTGGTCCGACCTGAACGGGCTCGCGCCGTTCGTCGCTGGGCTCGTGTGGTTCAAGCTGTACTGGGCGGCGTGGGCGCTGCTGCTCGCCGTGGCGGCGAGCCTGTTCTGGGTGCGTGGACGGGAGATCGGCTGGCGTGCGCGGCTCGCGCTCGCCCGCCAGCGCCTGGGTGGTCCGGCGGTGCGCGCCGCCGCGCTCGCGCTCGCGCTCATCGTGTCGCTGGGCGGCTTCGTCTTCTACAACACGAACGTCCTGAACGACTACGGCGATCCCGACGAGATCGCGGCCCACCGCGCCGAGTACGAGCGGCGATACAAGCGCTTCGAGGATGCGCCGGAGCCGAGCCTCGTCGCGGCGCGAATGCGCGTCGAGCTGTATCCGGCGCAGCGGGCGGCCGAGCTCCGCGGCACGTTCCAGCTCGTGAACCGCACGACGCGGCCGATCGACTCGCTGCACGTGCTGCCGAGCCCCGACGTGGAGACGCGCGCGCTGCGGTTCGACCGCGCCACGCGTCTCGTCGTCGACGACAGCGCGCGCCGCTACCGCATCTACGCGCTCGCGCGTCCGCTCGCGCCGGGGGACTCGCTCGCCATGAGCTTCGAGGTCGCGTCCCACCCGCGGGGGTTCCGGAACGCGGGCGCGCCGACGGCGGTGACGCCTAACGGCGCGTACGTCGATCGCACCTGGCTGCCGGCGCTCGGCTATCTGCGCGGCCGCGAGCTGGCGGACGAGCGCGAGCGCCGCGAGCACGGCCTCCCGCCGCGGACGCCGCCGCCGACCGCCGGAGACGTCGAGACGCGTGCGACCGGTCCGGGGGCGCGCGGCGTCGAGCTCGTGGACGCGGAGACGATCGTCGGCACCGATGCGCGCCAGATCGCGGTGACGTCGGGCACGCTCGTGCGCGAGTGGCGCGAGCGTGGACGCCGCTACTTCCAGTACCGCACCGAGGCGCCCACCCGCTACGGCGGCGCGGTGCTCTCCGCGGAGTACGCGGTGCGCGAGGCCCGCTGGAACGGCATCCCGCTGCGCGTCTACTACCATCCGACGCACGACGTCAACGTCGACCGGATGATCCGCAGCATGCAGGCGTCGCTCGCGTACTACTCCGAGCACTTCGGGCCCTATCAGTTCCGGGAGCTGAGCATCGTCGAGTTCCCGCGCTACGCGTCGTTCGCGCGCGCGCACCCGCACATGATCGCGTTCTCCGAGGGCAGCGCGTTCCTCACGCGGGTCGATTCCGGCGACGTCGATCGGCCGTTCTTCGTCGTCGCGCACGAGACGGCGCATCAGTGGTGGGGCGGGCAGGTGATCCCCGCGGGCGCGGCCGGGGCGTCGTTCGTCTCGGAGACGCTGGCGCAGTACAGCTCCATGATGGTGCTCGAGACGGCGTACGGCGCCGACATGGCGCGCCGCTTCTACGACTACAACATGGCCCAGTACCTCACCGGCCGGAGCGTCTACACGAACCGCGAGGCGCCGCTGCTCGACGTCGTGAACCAGTCGTACGTGTACTACTTCAAGGGCGCCGTGGCGATGTACACGCTGCGCGAGCGCCTGGGCGCCGACGCCATGAACGGGGCGCTGCGGCGGTTCCGCGAGAAGTTCGCCGGCCCCGACGCGCCGCCGCCGACGTCGCGCGCTCTGTACGCCGAGCTGCAGGCCGTCACGCCCGACTCGCTGCGGCCGCTGCTGTCGGACCTCTTCGAGCACATCACGCTGTGGAGCGTGCGCACCGACTCGGCGCGGGCCGAGCCCACCGGCGGCGGCGCGTATCGCGTGACGCTGTTCGTCGACGCGTCGAAGGCGCGCGCGGACAGCATCGGGAACCAGACGCCGGTGGCGATGAACGATCTCGTCGAGATCGGTGCGTTCGGCGCCTCGGCGGGCGGGGGCTCGCTCGGCGAGACCCTGTACCTCGCGCAGCATCGCATCCACACCGGCAAGCAGACGATCGTGCTCACCGTGCCCCGTCGGCCCGCGCGCGCCGGCATCGATCCGTTCCGCAAGCTCATCGAGCGCGAGCGCGACGACAACGTCGCCGATGTTCCAGGCCAGGCTGGGGCGCGGTAG
- a CDS encoding ABC transporter ATP-binding protein codes for MHLAIRGVSKTYANGVRALRDINLDIPRGMYGLLGPNGAGKSTLMRTIATLQEPDTGSITLGEPGSAPDGSIDVVREKDRVRRTLGYLPQEFGVYPSVSAERLLDHFAVLEGFTDRAARRRVVEALLRQTNLWDVRRERLGGYSGGMRQRFGIAVALLGGPSLIIVDEPTAGLDPAERVRFLNLLSEIGEQAVVILSTHIVEDVAELCSRMAIIDRGEIHLEAEPLAAIAALRGRVWRRVVSRAELPDIERRHRVICTKLQSGRTLVHVYDESLPGPDFEATEPDLEDVYFSVMGGHQGARAEAAASRVIS; via the coding sequence ATGCACCTGGCAATCCGTGGTGTCTCCAAGACGTACGCGAACGGCGTGCGTGCGCTGCGCGACATCAATCTCGACATCCCGCGCGGGATGTACGGCCTCCTCGGACCGAACGGCGCCGGCAAGTCGACGCTGATGCGCACGATCGCCACGCTGCAGGAGCCGGACACCGGATCCATCACACTCGGCGAGCCAGGATCGGCCCCGGACGGATCCATCGACGTGGTGCGCGAAAAGGACCGCGTGCGCCGCACGCTCGGCTACCTGCCGCAGGAGTTCGGCGTGTACCCGAGCGTGAGCGCCGAGCGCCTGCTCGACCACTTCGCGGTGCTCGAGGGCTTCACCGATCGAGCCGCACGCCGCCGCGTCGTCGAGGCGCTGCTGCGGCAGACCAATCTCTGGGACGTGCGACGCGAGCGGCTGGGCGGCTACTCGGGCGGCATGCGTCAGCGCTTCGGCATCGCCGTCGCGCTCCTCGGTGGCCCCTCGCTCATCATCGTCGACGAGCCCACCGCGGGGCTCGATCCGGCCGAGCGCGTGCGATTCCTGAACCTGCTCAGCGAGATCGGCGAGCAGGCCGTGGTCATCCTCTCCACGCACATCGTGGAGGACGTCGCGGAGCTGTGCAGCCGCATGGCGATCATCGACAGGGGCGAGATCCATCTCGAGGCCGAGCCGCTCGCCGCGATCGCCGCGCTGCGCGGCCGGGTGTGGCGGCGCGTCGTGTCGAGGGCCGAGCTGCCGGACATCGAGCGCCGTCACCGCGTGATCTGCACGAAGCTGCAGTCGGGACGCACGCTCGTGCACGTGTACGACGAGTCGCTCCCCGGCCCCGACTTCGAGGCGACGGAGCCGGACCTCGAGGACGTCTACTTCAGCGTGATGGGCGGCCACCAGGGCGCCCGCGCCGAGGCAGCAGCGTCCCGGGTGATTTCGTGA
- a CDS encoding thiamine pyrophosphate-dependent enzyme, whose amino-acid sequence MSAETCCPLTSAVWGPDDDRDYGLSDYEGAQARWCPGCGDHSVLTAVEKLLVAEQLRPEQTVFVSGIGCSSRFPHYLKTYGFHGIHGRALPVATGVKLHRPDLTVFVVMGDGDCTSIGAGHWVHALRYNVKMVALMLDNAIYGLTKNQTSPTTPQGHPSNTQPKGSWLPALDPISLMLGVTNASFVAQTAEWVPAHLAATLKAAYHHDGLAFVRVLQRCPIWTPGIYQRAVQRPENIELLVHDDGVTAPELERTYTHRVAHDPRDLERARQLATPGERIRLGVFYRNERCARYDVIRRVPPRTAAERRALLDQELDKHAV is encoded by the coding sequence ATGAGCGCCGAGACGTGCTGCCCGCTCACGAGCGCGGTCTGGGGGCCGGACGACGACCGCGACTACGGGCTCTCCGACTACGAGGGCGCGCAGGCGCGGTGGTGCCCCGGCTGCGGCGACCACTCGGTGCTGACCGCGGTCGAGAAGCTGCTCGTGGCCGAGCAGCTCCGGCCCGAGCAGACGGTGTTCGTGTCGGGGATCGGCTGCTCGAGCCGCTTCCCGCACTACCTCAAGACGTACGGCTTCCACGGCATCCACGGCCGCGCGCTCCCCGTGGCCACGGGCGTGAAGCTGCACCGGCCCGACCTCACCGTGTTCGTCGTGATGGGCGACGGCGACTGCACGTCGATCGGCGCGGGGCACTGGGTGCACGCGCTGCGCTACAACGTGAAGATGGTCGCGCTGATGCTCGACAACGCGATCTACGGGCTGACGAAGAACCAGACGTCGCCGACGACGCCGCAGGGCCACCCGAGCAACACGCAGCCGAAGGGGAGCTGGCTGCCGGCGCTCGACCCGATCTCGCTGATGCTGGGCGTGACCAACGCGTCGTTCGTGGCGCAGACGGCCGAGTGGGTGCCGGCGCACCTCGCGGCGACGCTGAAGGCGGCCTACCACCACGACGGGCTGGCGTTCGTGCGCGTCCTCCAGCGCTGCCCCATCTGGACGCCGGGGATCTACCAGCGCGCGGTGCAGCGGCCGGAGAACATCGAGCTGCTCGTGCACGACGACGGCGTCACGGCACCGGAGCTGGAGCGCACCTACACGCACCGCGTCGCGCACGACCCGCGCGACCTCGAGCGCGCGCGGCAGCTCGCGACGCCCGGAGAGCGGATCCGGCTCGGTGTCTTCTACCGCAACGAGCGCTGCGCGCGCTACGACGTGATCCGGCGCGTGCCGCCGCGGACCGCCGCCGAGCGGCGCGCGCTCCTCGACCAGGAGCTCGACAAGCATGCCGTCTGA
- the msrA gene encoding peptide-methionine (S)-S-oxide reductase MsrA, giving the protein MHTPDDDDASLDARFREAVAAIDAGDVARLEQLVAATPALVRERLESPGPWLRDRVGHALDGFFQRPYLLWFVAEDPVRNGTLPDDIASVAQAIIDAARRESEANLQEQLDYALTLVSWSWIARERGVQLRLIDVLVDAGAALDGNQNNALVNGNVAAAEHLVRRGATVTLEVALILGWWDDVERLLPTVSVPGRQFAFVLSALNGNDRALRRMLRAGVDVNAPSAGLYPHGTPLHHAVSSGALDAVQALVDGGADLNARDTAWGGTPLGWAEYYVSQRQGSGPRKQYAEIAAYFRSRRERGATTVPEVPMGAREMSDQAETERQTEVAVLAGGCFWGVEDILRDVPGVIDTDAGYTGGWLKNPRYEDTHDSKSGHAEAVRVTFDPTVLSYEELLEQWFFRLHDPTTLNRQGNDVGTQYRSAIFPQSPEQRETAERVIARVQASGKWKRPITTSIEPASTWYSAESYHQDYLRKHPGGYTCHYLRD; this is encoded by the coding sequence ATGCACACTCCTGACGATGACGACGCGTCGCTCGACGCGCGCTTTCGCGAAGCGGTGGCGGCGATCGACGCCGGCGACGTCGCGCGGCTCGAGCAGCTCGTCGCGGCGACGCCGGCCCTGGTCCGCGAGCGTCTCGAGTCGCCGGGCCCCTGGCTGCGCGACCGGGTGGGCCATGCGCTGGACGGCTTCTTCCAGCGGCCCTACCTGCTGTGGTTCGTGGCGGAGGATCCCGTTCGGAACGGCACGCTCCCCGACGACATCGCCTCCGTGGCGCAGGCCATCATCGATGCCGCCAGGCGCGAGAGCGAGGCGAATCTGCAGGAGCAGCTCGACTACGCGCTCACTCTGGTGTCGTGGTCGTGGATCGCGCGCGAGCGCGGCGTGCAGCTGCGACTGATCGACGTGCTCGTCGACGCGGGCGCGGCGCTCGACGGCAATCAGAACAACGCGCTCGTGAACGGCAACGTCGCCGCCGCCGAGCACCTCGTGAGGCGCGGTGCGACGGTCACCCTCGAGGTGGCGCTCATCCTCGGTTGGTGGGACGATGTCGAACGGCTGCTGCCGACGGTGAGCGTACCGGGCCGTCAGTTCGCGTTCGTGCTCTCGGCCCTGAACGGGAACGATCGGGCGCTGCGACGGATGCTCCGCGCCGGCGTGGACGTGAACGCTCCGAGCGCGGGCCTGTACCCGCACGGAACGCCGCTGCACCACGCCGTGTCGTCGGGTGCGCTCGACGCCGTGCAGGCGCTCGTCGACGGCGGCGCCGACCTGAACGCGCGGGACACCGCCTGGGGCGGCACGCCGCTGGGATGGGCGGAATACTACGTGTCGCAGCGGCAGGGCAGCGGACCCCGGAAGCAGTACGCGGAGATCGCGGCCTACTTCCGTTCGCGCCGTGAACGCGGCGCGACTACCGTTCCGGAGGTTCCAATGGGAGCGCGAGAGATGAGTGACCAGGCCGAAACGGAGCGGCAGACGGAAGTCGCCGTGCTCGCCGGCGGCTGCTTCTGGGGCGTCGAGGACATCCTGCGCGACGTGCCCGGTGTCATCGACACCGACGCCGGCTACACCGGCGGCTGGCTGAAGAATCCGCGGTACGAGGACACGCACGACAGCAAGTCGGGGCACGCGGAGGCCGTGCGGGTGACGTTCGACCCGACGGTGCTCAGCTACGAGGAGCTGCTCGAGCAGTGGTTCTTCCGGCTGCACGACCCGACGACGCTCAACCGCCAGGGCAACGACGTCGGCACGCAGTACCGCTCGGCCATCTTCCCGCAGTCGCCGGAGCAGCGGGAGACGGCGGAGCGCGTGATCGCGCGCGTGCAGGCCTCGGGCAAGTGGAAGCGGCCGATCACGACGTCGATCGAGCCGGCCTCCACGTGGTACAGCGCGGAGTCGTACCACCAGGACTACCTGCGCAAGCACCCGGGCGGGTACACCTGCCACTACCTCCGCGACTGA
- a CDS encoding 2-oxoacid:acceptor oxidoreductase subunit alpha: protein MTSTLMPTSAAPPRTPHVLRCPEHTVEIVSDSGEGAQKCGQIFAAVSAKMGNGVWTVEIIPAEIQPPPRIPEGASGNRIRIGTGPVTNWGDETNLVVAFNEQVLLARHRLGALAPDAIVLLERAWASHPDEDVRAAYAAALAELATRAYRVVEVPMDEQCLTLVDNARKGKNMFALGMLACIYGRDRARLLEQIAQTFRKKSEESYRQNVALLDLGWAWAEANLDFRVDVPPRSAQGGTDVPMVVMNGNEAIALGAVAAGFELCAMYPITPATSASHALSETFERFGGIVHQAEDEIAAAGVALGASYAGKVALTITSGPGLALKTEFLGLAVMTETPLVVVDVQRGGPSTGLPTKVEQSDLLAVLHGQPGDAPKVVLAPSTLEECFHVMVTARRIAETFRCLVVVLSDANLATGVAPFPRPALDERWMRAALDQDAVPEGTKPYDWDEATGLSRRVIPGQPNGMHTVTGLEHDARSKVAYGGGIHQHSAAMRSRKLAVLQRTLLPPTVNGDESGDLLVVGWGSTRGAIEEAVARARAAGLRVSSLHLTFLSPLPPGLREILSRFRRVCTVELNYSDEPDAPYITPENRRLGQLAWLLRASTLVDVDCWTRVPGEPLHPGAILDAIRAKVPNTTRGDA, encoded by the coding sequence ATGACGTCGACGCTCATGCCCACGAGTGCAGCCCCACCGCGCACGCCACACGTGCTGCGCTGCCCGGAGCACACCGTGGAGATCGTCTCCGACTCCGGCGAGGGCGCGCAGAAGTGCGGGCAGATCTTCGCCGCCGTGTCGGCGAAGATGGGGAACGGCGTGTGGACGGTGGAGATCATCCCCGCCGAGATCCAGCCGCCGCCGCGCATCCCCGAGGGCGCGAGCGGAAACCGCATCCGCATCGGCACCGGCCCGGTGACGAACTGGGGCGACGAGACGAACCTGGTCGTCGCGTTCAACGAGCAGGTGCTGCTCGCGCGCCACCGGCTCGGCGCGCTCGCGCCGGACGCGATCGTGCTGCTCGAGCGCGCGTGGGCGTCGCACCCCGACGAGGACGTGCGCGCCGCGTACGCGGCGGCGCTCGCGGAGCTCGCGACGCGTGCCTACCGCGTCGTCGAGGTGCCGATGGACGAGCAGTGTCTCACGCTCGTCGACAATGCGCGCAAGGGAAAGAACATGTTCGCGCTCGGGATGCTGGCGTGCATCTACGGGCGCGACCGCGCGCGGCTGCTCGAGCAGATCGCGCAGACCTTCCGCAAGAAGTCGGAGGAGAGCTACCGGCAGAACGTGGCGCTGCTCGACCTCGGGTGGGCGTGGGCGGAGGCGAACCTCGACTTCCGCGTCGACGTGCCCCCGCGCTCCGCGCAGGGCGGCACGGACGTGCCGATGGTGGTGATGAACGGCAACGAGGCGATCGCGTTAGGCGCGGTGGCGGCGGGCTTCGAGCTGTGCGCCATGTACCCGATCACGCCAGCGACGTCGGCGTCGCACGCCCTCAGCGAGACGTTCGAGCGGTTCGGCGGCATCGTGCACCAGGCGGAGGACGAGATCGCGGCGGCGGGCGTGGCGCTCGGCGCGTCGTACGCGGGGAAGGTCGCGCTGACGATCACGAGCGGCCCCGGGCTCGCGCTGAAGACGGAGTTCCTCGGCCTCGCGGTGATGACGGAGACGCCGCTGGTCGTCGTCGACGTGCAGCGCGGCGGGCCGAGCACCGGGCTGCCGACGAAGGTGGAGCAGTCGGACCTGCTCGCGGTGCTCCACGGCCAGCCCGGCGACGCGCCGAAGGTCGTGCTCGCGCCGTCGACGCTCGAGGAATGCTTCCACGTGATGGTGACGGCGCGGCGCATCGCCGAGACGTTCCGCTGTCTCGTGGTGGTGCTGTCCGACGCGAACCTCGCGACCGGCGTGGCGCCGTTCCCGCGCCCCGCGCTCGACGAGCGGTGGATGCGTGCGGCGCTCGACCAGGACGCGGTCCCCGAGGGGACGAAGCCCTACGACTGGGACGAGGCGACGGGGCTGTCGCGCCGCGTGATCCCGGGGCAGCCGAACGGGATGCACACGGTCACGGGGCTCGAGCACGACGCGCGCAGCAAGGTGGCGTACGGCGGCGGCATCCATCAGCACAGCGCCGCGATGCGGAGCCGCAAGCTCGCGGTGCTCCAGCGCACGCTGCTGCCGCCGACGGTGAACGGGGACGAGAGCGGCGACCTGCTGGTGGTCGGGTGGGGGAGCACGCGCGGCGCGATCGAGGAGGCGGTCGCCCGCGCGCGCGCCGCGGGGCTGCGCGTCTCGTCGCTGCATCTGACCTTCCTGTCGCCGCTCCCGCCCGGGCTGCGCGAGATCCTCTCGCGCTTCCGGCGCGTGTGCACGGTGGAGCTGAACTACAGCGACGAGCCGGACGCGCCGTACATCACGCCGGAGAATCGGCGCCTCGGCCAGCTCGCGTGGCTGCTGCGCGCGTCGACGCTCGTGGACGTCGACTGCTGGACGCGCGTGCCGGGCGAGCCGCTGCACCCCGGCGCGATCCTCGATGCGATCCGCGCGAAGGTGCCTAACACGACGCGAGGTGACGCATGA
- a CDS encoding universal stress protein has product MLTVLVPLDGSLLAEYAIPFAMSIADRIGAGVELLSVHHAPAPALGERRALLRRYLDATRRRLEATDAVPVTTSLIDGAPAEMLVAYVRETAPDLVVMTTHGRGGVRRLWLGSVTDALVRHATIPVLALRPRPSTITADGNARPELRRVLVAVDGSPESETVITPLVDLFGTTGMEYTLLHVVPSLHPLVRTLATPAEYDRDLGVEQRLANAYLQELAERVRPTGLDVAVATRSGEPPARAIVETATEHRADLIALATHGRGPLGRLVHGSVADEVLRTAPSAVLLHHMPQQVVHEDAVVAPILAHLGGRAPA; this is encoded by the coding sequence ATGCTCACCGTCCTCGTTCCCCTCGATGGCTCGCTGCTCGCCGAGTACGCCATTCCGTTCGCGATGAGCATCGCGGACCGCATCGGCGCCGGCGTGGAGCTGCTGTCGGTGCATCACGCGCCGGCGCCCGCGCTCGGCGAGCGTCGTGCCCTGTTGCGGCGGTACCTGGACGCGACGCGCCGCCGCCTCGAGGCGACGGACGCCGTGCCGGTCACGACGAGCCTGATCGACGGGGCGCCCGCGGAGATGCTCGTCGCCTACGTGCGCGAGACGGCGCCGGATCTCGTGGTGATGACGACGCACGGCCGCGGCGGCGTGCGCCGGCTGTGGCTCGGGAGCGTGACGGACGCCCTCGTGAGGCACGCGACCATCCCCGTGCTCGCGCTGCGCCCCCGCCCGTCGACGATCACGGCCGACGGCAACGCGCGACCCGAGCTCCGGCGCGTGCTCGTCGCGGTGGACGGCTCGCCGGAGAGCGAGACGGTGATCACGCCGCTGGTCGACCTCTTCGGCACGACGGGGATGGAGTACACGCTGCTGCACGTGGTGCCGTCGCTGCACCCGCTCGTGCGCACCCTCGCCACGCCGGCCGAGTACGACCGCGACCTCGGCGTCGAGCAACGGCTGGCGAACGCGTACCTGCAGGAGCTGGCGGAGCGGGTGCGCCCGACGGGGCTGGACGTCGCCGTCGCCACGCGGAGCGGCGAGCCGCCGGCGAGGGCGATCGTCGAGACCGCGACCGAGCACCGCGCGGACCTGATCGCGCTGGCGACGCACGGCCGCGGGCCCCTCGGACGGCTCGTGCACGGCAGCGTGGCGGACGAGGTGCTCCGCACGGCGCCGTCCGCGGTGCTGCTCCATCACATGCCGCAGCAGGTGGTGCACGAGGACGCGGTGGTGGCGCCGATTCTCGCCCATCTCGGGGGTCGCGCGCCGGCGTGA